The following are from one region of the Methanospirillum hungatei genome:
- the dph5 gene encoding diphthine synthase, which yields MLIFVGLGLYDLDDISIKGLRAIEQADTIFLESYTSILMGANPDLMRELYKKPITILKRQDVEQYPEPILTAAKSGNAVFLTGGDPMVSTTHADLRIRAKEQDIQTKIIHGSSIVSAVCGLSGLQNYRFGKSCSIPYPAKNWFPKTPLDTILSNIQQNLHTTVYLDIQENRFMTVHEGIDLLEKLMEGSSDTIPLYVGIARAGSDNPIVAAGSSTQLKHIDFGPPLHILVIPGTLHEIEEEYLKIFAGYEP from the coding sequence ATGTTAATCTTCGTAGGGCTGGGTCTTTATGACCTGGATGATATTTCGATTAAAGGATTGCGGGCAATAGAGCAGGCAGACACGATTTTTCTTGAATCATATACTTCAATTTTAATGGGTGCAAATCCGGATCTTATGCGCGAATTATACAAAAAACCAATAACTATCCTCAAACGTCAGGATGTAGAACAATACCCTGAACCAATCCTTACCGCAGCAAAAAGCGGTAATGCTGTCTTTCTTACGGGAGGAGATCCTATGGTCTCAACAACCCATGCTGACCTTCGGATAAGAGCAAAAGAGCAGGATATTCAAACAAAAATTATCCATGGTTCATCTATTGTAAGTGCTGTTTGTGGATTGTCAGGTCTGCAGAATTACCGGTTTGGGAAATCCTGTTCCATTCCTTATCCTGCAAAAAATTGGTTTCCAAAAACTCCTCTTGATACAATTCTTTCAAACATCCAACAAAACCTTCACACGACTGTATATCTAGATATTCAAGAAAACCGATTTATGACCGTACATGAAGGAATTGATCTACTTGAAAAACTGATGGAGGGATCATCAGACACAATTCCTCTCTATGTTGGAATAGCACGGGCAGGTTCAGATAATCCAATCGTTGCAGCAGGATCATCAACCCAACTAAAACACATAGATTTTGGCCCACCTCTTCATATTCTGGTTATACCAGGAACACTTCATGAGATTGAAGAAGAATATCTGAAAATTTTTGCCGGATATGAACCTTGA
- a CDS encoding DUF7504 family protein: MYKYLTGIDVIDQKGGVNPGTNMLVLAPAFSDGELVASFLAKPRIKEYMIVLATENQSQELLDFFSGNGFDTNYIGIIDAISRTSFTSIEDTQKIKYVGSPSDLTGMDIKFSQLTEEIMKGDFTDDPDQLFPTPIRYCIFSLTSMLMFRKIDIIYQFLHVVTSKLRKMGSIGVFLLNSESFDQKTMAIVKQLMNIVVEIQITDEGKRMRLQGSMGLSMNWRQFSFDNGTLEFSS; this comes from the coding sequence ATGTACAAATACCTGACTGGCATTGATGTGATAGATCAGAAAGGGGGTGTAAATCCCGGTACTAATATGTTAGTACTAGCTCCGGCTTTTAGCGATGGGGAACTGGTTGCATCATTTCTTGCTAAACCCAGGATTAAAGAGTACATGATTGTGCTGGCTACAGAAAACCAGTCACAGGAACTTCTGGATTTTTTTAGTGGAAATGGATTTGATACGAATTATATCGGAATTATTGATGCAATATCCAGAACATCATTTACCTCAATTGAAGATACCCAGAAGATAAAATATGTCGGTAGCCCGAGTGATCTTACTGGAATGGATATAAAATTCTCACAATTAACTGAAGAAATTATGAAAGGGGATTTTACGGATGATCCTGATCAATTATTTCCAACCCCAATACGATATTGTATTTTCTCGTTAACCTCAATGCTCATGTTTCGGAAAATTGATATCATTTATCAGTTTTTACATGTTGTTACATCCAAGCTTCGAAAAATGGGCTCTATTGGCGTCTTTCTTTTAAATAGTGAATCATTTGATCAAAAAACAATGGCTATTGTCAAACAACTTATGAATATCGTTGTCGAAATACAAATTACGGATGAAGGTAAGAGGATGAGACTACAAGGATCGATGGGTCTGTCTATGAACTGGAGACAATTCTCTTTTGATAACGGAACATTGGAATTTTCTTCCTGA
- a CDS encoding undecaprenyl diphosphate synthase family protein: protein MIYQIYEWHLLRDIDSIPQVICFMISGIEMENNPSKMRRVIEWCLEISDNIQKKNQECPGIKEIIIHINTGSPEKNPPYMSEIRNLSTIATVHLHYGDHSEVFGNGVPVIIAIGKSGREEIADAIQAMASDNILPEHVTNEVLEKYLTFSHTPDCVIKTGGAHLVDFLIWQSVYSELFFLDLNWEKIRKIDLLRAFRDFQARNRRFGA, encoded by the coding sequence ATGATTTACCAGATATATGAATGGCACCTTCTTCGCGATATTGATAGTATTCCTCAGGTTATATGTTTCATGATATCCGGAATAGAAATGGAGAATAATCCTAGTAAGATGAGACGGGTTATCGAATGGTGTCTTGAGATATCTGATAATATTCAGAAGAAGAATCAGGAATGCCCCGGAATCAAAGAGATAATTATTCACATTAATACAGGTTCACCTGAAAAAAATCCTCCATATATGTCAGAAATTAGGAACCTTTCAACAATTGCTACCGTTCATCTTCATTATGGAGATCATTCGGAAGTATTTGGAAATGGTGTTCCAGTAATAATTGCAATCGGAAAATCCGGGCGGGAAGAAATAGCAGATGCAATACAAGCAATGGCTTCGGACAATATTCTTCCTGAACATGTTACGAATGAAGTTTTGGAAAAATATCTTACCTTTTCTCATACACCTGATTGTGTGATTAAGACAGGGGGAGCGCATCTTGTTGATTTTCTTATATGGCAATCAGTATATTCAGAATTATTTTTCCTTGATTTAAACTGGGAAAAAATTCGGAAAATAGATCTTTTACGTGCCTTTAGAGATTTTCAGGCGAGAAACAGAAGATTTGGAGCTTAA
- the uppS gene encoding polyprenyl diphosphate synthase, translating into MIRGLIEHVYEYLISKQVTHIPQHIAIIQDGNRRYAKKKGLATASGHRAGADRTEEVLEWAQELGIRHITLYTFSTENFSRSDEEVQNLFTLFKEKLSRISIDERVHKYGIRIQMIGDRDMLPEDLRGAVEQAEAATAHYDNFYLNMALAYGGRNEMLRATSKILNDIKNNKIKKEDITPDLFEENLYGKNVTLPPVDLIIRTGNECRTSNFLPWLANGHESAVYFCAPYWPMFRKLDMLRAIRVYSERQDMKKKRNCRT; encoded by the coding sequence ATGATACGGGGATTAATAGAACATGTTTACGAATATCTGATATCAAAACAAGTTACGCATATTCCACAACATATTGCGATTATTCAGGATGGAAATCGCCGGTACGCAAAAAAGAAAGGTCTTGCCACTGCCTCAGGACATCGCGCAGGGGCTGATCGGACCGAAGAAGTATTAGAGTGGGCACAGGAACTAGGCATCAGACATATAACACTCTACACATTTTCAACTGAAAATTTTAGCCGATCAGATGAGGAAGTCCAGAACCTCTTTACATTATTTAAAGAAAAACTCAGTCGCATCAGTATTGATGAACGTGTTCATAAATATGGAATTCGTATCCAGATGATCGGTGATCGGGATATGCTTCCTGAAGATCTACGAGGTGCAGTGGAACAGGCCGAAGCAGCAACTGCCCATTACGATAATTTTTATCTCAATATGGCTTTGGCTTATGGAGGGAGAAATGAAATGCTTCGGGCAACTTCAAAAATTCTCAACGATATCAAGAATAACAAAATAAAAAAGGAAGATATCACCCCGGATCTTTTTGAAGAAAACCTGTATGGAAAAAATGTCACTCTTCCGCCTGTTGATCTGATCATAAGGACGGGTAATGAATGCCGGACATCAAATTTCTTACCCTGGCTTGCAAACGGACATGAATCAGCGGTCTATTTCTGTGCACCTTATTGGCCGATGTTTCGAAAACTGGATATGCTTCGTGCCATTAGAGTTTATTCTGAACGTCAGGACATGAAAAAGAAACGAAATTGTAGGACTTAA
- a CDS encoding radical SAM protein, with the protein MDDNTSEDLPPHSRLSAGCKLCYEGAKLVLFLTGQCHRDCWYCPLSQERKNKDVIYANEHKISSPEEMIQVAKRMSALGTGITGGEPFYNFDRLIEYTSALKKEFGSTHQIHLYTAMAPNEKTIHSIKNLVDEIRFHPPSDQWSHLEDTAFHQSILIAKKAGLDVGIEVPSLPNLNDLEHYLPNIDFLNINELEWGDYNADEMRNRGYLLRGDVSNAVQGGWENASHIVSLPKVHWCSSDFKDRVQLRMRLRRIAVNTAREFDEITDDGTIIYGVWECDGKNETIPGDSDESLFERFDDRIETGWWILDEISDFISGPAYFIERYPDGGIILEVTPL; encoded by the coding sequence ATGGATGATAATACTTCTGAAGACCTTCCTCCTCATAGTAGGCTGTCTGCCGGGTGCAAACTCTGTTATGAAGGAGCTAAATTAGTTCTTTTCCTTACCGGGCAATGTCATCGTGATTGTTGGTATTGTCCGCTTTCGCAGGAACGTAAAAATAAAGATGTCATTTATGCGAATGAGCATAAGATATCCTCTCCTGAAGAAATGATCCAGGTAGCTAAGCGAATGTCAGCTCTTGGGACAGGTATTACCGGAGGAGAACCTTTTTACAACTTTGATCGGCTTATTGAATATACCAGTGCACTTAAAAAGGAATTTGGATCTACTCATCAAATTCATCTTTATACTGCAATGGCTCCGAATGAAAAAACAATACATTCTATTAAAAACTTGGTTGATGAAATACGATTTCATCCTCCATCAGATCAATGGAGCCATCTTGAAGACACTGCATTTCACCAAAGTATTCTAATTGCTAAAAAAGCAGGACTGGATGTAGGCATTGAAGTTCCCTCACTACCTAACCTGAATGATCTTGAGCATTATCTACCGAATATTGATTTTCTAAATATCAATGAACTAGAATGGGGTGACTATAATGCAGATGAAATGAGAAACAGGGGATATCTCCTCAGGGGTGATGTATCAAATGCCGTTCAGGGCGGTTGGGAAAATGCCAGTCATATTGTATCTCTTCCAAAGGTTCACTGGTGTTCATCTGACTTTAAAGACAGAGTTCAGCTTCGAATGCGACTACGACGTATCGCTGTAAATACTGCTCGAGAATTTGATGAAATAACAGATGACGGGACGATAATTTACGGAGTCTGGGAATGTGACGGTAAAAATGAAACCATTCCAGGAGATTCTGATGAATCCTTGTTCGAACGATTTGATGACCGGATTGAAACCGGATGGTGGATTCTTGATGAGATCTCTGATTTTATCTCCGGGCCAGCTTACTTTATCGAACGATATCCTGATGGTGGAATCATACTTGAGGTGACCCCACTATGA
- a CDS encoding Coenzyme F420 hydrogenase/dehydrogenase, beta subunit C-terminal domain, whose product MTKKKTYTALQEEVWDNGICSGCGACVAVCPADALFFPDDPGIMRPVSSGYCKQETDQVPCGACYEVCPRTKPDLANPLGSYKTITGARAVSEISHKQSGGAVTAILVNAFQSGLIDGVITVTEDRWTHKPISILITSSGEMLEHAGSRYNWSVPVLKALKTAVITKKLKRLAIVGTPCVVQAARLMKESSHDLVHPFGTAIRLIFGLFCTESFNYYPLMEDIIRQKHSIPAYRIVKMDVKGKLELTLDDGTVTTIPLKEIESAIRKGCSSCNDFSALQADISAGSVGTPEGWTTLLIRSDEGERFVQNAVKSNALELSAETDLQAMTNLAQKKISK is encoded by the coding sequence ATGACAAAAAAGAAAACATACACTGCTTTACAGGAAGAAGTATGGGACAATGGTATATGTTCCGGATGTGGGGCATGCGTTGCAGTATGTCCAGCAGATGCACTGTTTTTCCCAGATGATCCTGGAATTATGAGACCCGTTTCATCAGGGTATTGCAAACAAGAAACAGATCAGGTACCTTGTGGGGCATGCTATGAGGTATGCCCAAGAACAAAACCAGACCTCGCAAATCCCCTTGGATCTTACAAAACAATTACTGGGGCACGGGCAGTTTCTGAAATTTCTCACAAACAGAGTGGTGGTGCTGTAACCGCTATTCTTGTCAATGCATTTCAATCCGGACTCATTGATGGTGTCATTACTGTTACAGAGGATCGGTGGACACATAAACCAATCTCTATTCTGATTACCAGTTCTGGAGAAATGTTGGAACATGCTGGGAGCAGATATAATTGGAGCGTACCTGTTTTAAAGGCATTAAAAACTGCAGTAATAACAAAAAAATTAAAACGTCTCGCTATTGTTGGAACTCCATGTGTTGTTCAAGCTGCACGATTAATGAAAGAATCATCTCATGATCTTGTCCATCCTTTTGGGACTGCCATTCGATTGATATTTGGACTATTCTGCACAGAGAGTTTTAATTACTATCCTTTAATGGAAGATATCATCAGACAAAAGCATTCCATTCCTGCATACCGAATAGTGAAAATGGATGTGAAAGGGAAACTTGAATTGACCCTTGATGATGGAACAGTCACTACAATTCCTTTAAAAGAAATAGAATCAGCAATCAGAAAAGGGTGCTCGAGCTGTAATGATTTCTCTGCATTACAGGCAGATATTTCAGCAGGAAGTGTTGGGACACCTGAAGGATGGACAACCCTTCTTATCAGGTCTGATGAAGGAGAACGGTTTGTCCAAAATGCTGTGAAATCAAATGCATTAGAGTTATCAGCAGAAACTGATCTTCAGGCGATGACTAATCTGGCACAGAAAAAAATTTCTAAATAA
- a CDS encoding glutamate synthase-related protein, with protein sequence MIIGSRPTKFQVVVDKNQCMLCGRCVENCSYNVFRMEPEGIITNTRNCVACHRCISQCPRDAISIKERPCDYRSHPVWTAQIKENIFKQAESGKILLGGMGNAGQYPILFDHLVLDACQVTNPSIDPLREPMELRTYIGKKPKQLEFIQTPEEDTSLVTELVPNLKLETPIMIGHMSYGAISLNAHKAMAKAVSEIGTFMGTGEGGLHEALYPYQNNMIVQVASGRFGVDVNYLERGAAIEIKIGQGAKPGIGGHLPGEKVCADVSCTRMIPEGSDAISPAPHHDIYSIEDLKQLVLSLKEATEWKKPVFVKIAAVHNVAAIAAGIARSGADAVVIDGFRGGTGAAPSVFRDHVGIPIEAAVAAVDAKLRKQGIRNEVSIIASGGIRQSADVAKAICLGADAVYIGTAALVAMGCRVCGTCYRGLCSWGIATQRPDLVTRLNPDEAANNVKNLIDAWTLELAELMGAAGINSIESLRGNRDRLRGYMLDQSMLDVLDVNAIGA encoded by the coding sequence ATGATAATTGGTTCACGCCCGACAAAGTTCCAGGTTGTTGTGGATAAAAATCAGTGTATGCTCTGTGGACGGTGCGTGGAAAATTGTTCATACAATGTCTTCAGGATGGAACCTGAAGGGATTATTACCAATACCCGGAATTGTGTTGCATGTCATCGATGTATTTCGCAATGTCCCCGTGATGCAATATCCATAAAGGAACGTCCCTGTGATTACCGGTCTCATCCAGTCTGGACTGCACAAATAAAAGAAAATATCTTTAAACAAGCTGAAAGTGGCAAAATTCTCCTGGGAGGTATGGGGAATGCAGGACAATATCCCATTCTTTTCGATCACCTGGTTCTTGATGCCTGTCAGGTTACAAATCCTTCCATTGATCCCCTCCGAGAGCCGATGGAACTTCGTACATACATCGGAAAAAAGCCAAAACAATTAGAATTCATTCAGACTCCGGAGGAAGATACAAGCCTTGTTACAGAACTTGTTCCAAATCTCAAACTTGAAACTCCCATAATGATTGGTCATATGAGTTATGGTGCGATATCCCTGAATGCCCATAAAGCAATGGCAAAAGCTGTTTCAGAGATTGGAACATTTATGGGAACTGGTGAGGGTGGACTTCACGAAGCTCTGTATCCGTACCAAAATAATATGATCGTTCAGGTAGCATCAGGACGATTCGGAGTTGATGTAAATTACCTTGAACGTGGAGCGGCTATTGAAATTAAAATAGGTCAAGGAGCAAAACCAGGAATAGGCGGACATCTTCCAGGTGAAAAAGTTTGTGCCGATGTCTCTTGTACCCGAATGATTCCAGAAGGAAGTGATGCTATTAGTCCGGCTCCTCATCATGATATATATTCAATAGAGGATCTCAAGCAGTTAGTTCTTAGTTTAAAAGAAGCAACTGAATGGAAAAAACCAGTTTTTGTAAAAATCGCTGCCGTTCATAATGTTGCTGCAATTGCTGCTGGTATTGCCCGGTCTGGAGCAGATGCTGTAGTCATTGATGGATTCAGGGGAGGCACTGGAGCAGCACCATCCGTTTTCAGAGACCATGTAGGTATTCCAATCGAAGCTGCAGTAGCCGCTGTAGATGCGAAATTACGAAAACAAGGGATCAGAAATGAGGTGTCAATCATCGCTTCCGGAGGAATAAGGCAAAGTGCCGATGTTGCGAAGGCCATTTGTCTGGGTGCTGATGCTGTATATATCGGTACTGCAGCTCTTGTTGCAATGGGATGCAGAGTATGTGGAACCTGTTATCGTGGACTATGTTCATGGGGTATCGCAACCCAGCGGCCAGATCTGGTTACCCGATTGAATCCTGATGAGGCAGCAAACAATGTGAAAAATCTCATTGATGCCTGGACATTAGAACTAGCAGAACTCATGGGAGCAGCTGGTATTAACAGTATAGAATCTCTTCGAGGGAACCGGGATCGGTTACGTGGGTATATGCTTGATCAATCGATGCTCGATGTTTTAGATGTGAATGCGATAGGAGCCTGA
- a CDS encoding class II glutamine amidotransferase — protein sequence MCGIIGVIDKQRELMDGSSIRDALSIMDERGSGEGAGYAAYGVYPDYADLYAIHVFYDNLVEPKTQVEDLLETWGMIEHDEEIPTWEQNGITKIHTPWRYFFRPKTRLMQRSKTPDDEIVKHIVMEVNKSIKGALVFSSGKNIGVFKASGWPEEVADFYRVEKYEGYLWLAHNRYPTNTPGWWGGAHPFNLLNWSVVHNGEITSYGTNRRYIESFGYDCTMYTDTEVVAYLMDLLVRRHGLTQELAVRALAPPFWEEIERMPENEQKFTTALRLTYGSAMMNGPFAIAVASPDSIVGFSDRIKLRPLVIGEHDNRIFISSEEAAIRTIDSAISRIYMPKAGHPIVGRTVT from the coding sequence ATGTGTGGAATTATTGGTGTAATAGATAAACAGCGTGAGCTCATGGATGGTTCTTCCATAAGAGACGCACTCTCGATAATGGACGAGCGCGGAAGTGGTGAAGGCGCCGGATATGCAGCATACGGAGTATACCCGGATTATGCAGATCTATATGCTATCCATGTTTTTTATGACAACCTGGTTGAGCCAAAAACCCAGGTAGAAGATCTCCTGGAAACATGGGGAATGATTGAACATGACGAAGAAATCCCAACATGGGAACAGAATGGTATCACTAAAATCCATACTCCCTGGAGATACTTTTTCCGTCCTAAAACGCGGCTCATGCAACGTAGTAAAACTCCGGATGATGAGATTGTAAAACATATCGTGATGGAAGTGAACAAATCTATCAAAGGTGCGCTTGTTTTCTCATCAGGAAAAAATATTGGAGTTTTTAAGGCATCAGGTTGGCCTGAAGAGGTTGCTGATTTTTATCGTGTTGAAAAATATGAAGGCTATCTTTGGCTTGCACATAATCGATATCCGACAAATACTCCCGGGTGGTGGGGAGGAGCACATCCATTTAACCTTCTGAACTGGAGTGTGGTCCATAATGGTGAAATAACTTCATACGGAACTAACAGGCGTTATATTGAAAGTTTCGGTTATGACTGTACGATGTACACCGATACTGAAGTTGTTGCATATTTGATGGACCTCCTTGTACGAAGACATGGCCTTACCCAGGAGCTTGCTGTTCGGGCTCTTGCTCCTCCTTTCTGGGAAGAAATAGAAAGAATGCCTGAAAATGAGCAAAAATTTACAACAGCACTTAGACTGACTTATGGGTCAGCAATGATGAATGGACCATTTGCAATCGCTGTGGCTTCTCCAGATTCAATTGTTGGATTTTCTGACCGGATCAAACTCAGACCTTTAGTTATTGGCGAACATGATAACCGGATATTCATATCCAGTGAAGAAGCGGCTATCAGAACAATTGATTCAGCAATCAGCCGAATATACATGCCGAAAGCGGGTCATCCAATTGTTGGGAGGACTGTAACATGA
- the glnA gene encoding type I glutamate--ammonia ligase: MSDAKVSEMLARIKADNVKFVRLQFNDILGIPKNVAIPVIQVEKALTEGIWIDGSSIEGFARIDESDMILKPDMDTYQILPWRPADKRVARFICDVYTYGNKPFEGDPRSVLKKNLDEAAKLGYTFNCGPELEFFVFKRDANGQATTEFVDHGGYFDLAPSDAAEDLRREIVLALTEMGFEIEASHHEVADSQHEIDFKYGEALSVADKVITFKFAAKTLALMNGMHATFMAKPIGRINGTGMHTHGSLSKDGKNVFFDPNAENQLSDVMLYYIGGLMKHAKALARLGNPTINSYKRLVPGYEAPVYITWSAANRSAMIRVPAARGNSTRAELRSPDPTCNPYLLFAGMIAAGLDGIKNKILPPPATDVNIYHLSDEERKKRGIEMLPGSLIEANDELLKDKVICDALGPHIVENLTKIAIAENDEFRLTVHPWEVERYINNF; the protein is encoded by the coding sequence ATGTCTGATGCAAAGGTCAGCGAAATGCTCGCACGGATAAAGGCGGATAATGTAAAATTTGTTCGCCTGCAGTTCAATGATATCCTCGGCATCCCCAAGAATGTGGCAATCCCGGTCATCCAGGTTGAGAAGGCCCTTACTGAAGGCATCTGGATTGATGGTTCCTCAATCGAAGGTTTTGCTCGAATTGATGAATCTGATATGATTCTGAAACCGGATATGGATACATACCAGATTCTTCCATGGAGACCGGCAGATAAACGTGTAGCCCGGTTTATATGTGATGTATACACGTATGGTAACAAACCATTTGAAGGTGATCCGCGATCAGTATTAAAGAAAAATCTTGATGAGGCAGCAAAATTAGGATATACCTTTAATTGTGGTCCAGAACTCGAATTTTTTGTATTTAAGAGAGATGCTAATGGTCAGGCCACTACGGAATTTGTCGACCATGGTGGGTATTTTGACCTTGCACCAAGTGATGCTGCAGAGGACCTCAGAAGAGAAATTGTTCTTGCTCTTACCGAAATGGGCTTTGAAATTGAGGCTTCTCACCATGAAGTTGCAGATTCTCAACATGAGATAGACTTTAAATATGGAGAAGCACTTTCTGTTGCAGATAAAGTAATTACTTTTAAATTTGCAGCAAAAACTCTTGCTCTCATGAACGGGATGCATGCAACCTTTATGGCAAAACCAATCGGAAGAATCAATGGTACTGGTATGCATACCCACGGATCATTGAGTAAAGACGGTAAGAACGTGTTCTTTGATCCGAATGCAGAGAATCAGCTATCCGATGTCATGCTCTATTATATTGGCGGTCTGATGAAGCATGCAAAAGCACTTGCTCGTCTTGGAAATCCAACCATCAATTCATACAAACGTTTAGTTCCCGGCTATGAAGCTCCGGTATATATTACCTGGAGTGCTGCAAACCGATCTGCCATGATTCGTGTTCCTGCTGCTCGTGGAAATAGTACTCGTGCAGAACTGAGAAGTCCTGATCCAACCTGTAATCCGTATCTTCTCTTTGCTGGAATGATCGCGGCAGGACTTGACGGTATTAAAAATAAGATCCTCCCTCCACCAGCAACTGATGTAAATATTTACCATTTAAGCGATGAAGAGAGAAAGAAACGTGGTATTGAGATGCTTCCAGGCTCCCTTATTGAAGCAAATGATGAACTCTTGAAAGATAAGGTAATTTGTGATGCGTTAGGTCCACATATTGTTGAGAATTTAACAAAGATTGCCATTGCTGAAAATGATGAGTTCCGTCTGACCGTTCATCCCTGGGAAGTTGAACGGTACATCAATAATTTCTAA
- the aglJ gene encoding S-layer glycoprotein N-glycosyltransferase AglJ, whose translation MMKIPREQVCVLIPTLNEEPTIGIIILKFLEIGYSDILVIDGNSIDKTREIASASGATVIVQEGKGKGSAFIQAIKHIKKPYIILIDGDNTYDPEQADALISPLLSGYDQTIGNRLCGTNTSAFHRLNLLGNRILNWLFKVSHGRYLYDILTGYRAFTLESLQRMRLYEEGFGIETEISAEAVRNDDRVAIIPVTYGERVGSDTKLDPIHDGLKIGRTIYRLAKLNNPLFYFGIIGLSFLIAGGVIGIYIIIDWLKNIDHIPLTILAVTLIIVGVQIIMFGIQSDIQLANQREFLHEVRKLRKER comes from the coding sequence ATGATGAAAATTCCAAGAGAACAGGTATGCGTTCTGATTCCTACTCTTAATGAAGAACCTACTATTGGCATAATCATCCTTAAATTTCTTGAAATCGGATATTCAGATATTCTGGTAATTGATGGGAATAGTATAGATAAAACCAGAGAGATAGCCTCTGCATCTGGTGCCACAGTAATCGTGCAAGAAGGAAAAGGGAAAGGATCTGCTTTTATTCAAGCAATAAAGCATATCAAAAAACCGTATATTATCTTAATAGACGGAGACAATACCTATGATCCTGAACAGGCAGATGCATTAATCAGTCCTCTATTATCCGGATATGATCAGACAATTGGGAACCGTCTATGTGGTACCAATACTTCCGCTTTTCATCGGTTAAACCTATTAGGAAACCGAATATTAAACTGGCTATTTAAGGTAAGTCATGGGCGGTACTTGTACGATATATTAACTGGATATCGTGCTTTTACTCTTGAGTCGTTACAGAGAATGCGCCTTTATGAAGAAGGTTTTGGTATTGAAACTGAAATTTCTGCTGAAGCGGTTCGGAACGATGATCGCGTTGCCATAATTCCGGTGACATACGGAGAGCGGGTAGGAAGCGATACTAAACTTGATCCCATTCATGATGGTTTGAAAATTGGACGAACAATTTACCGGTTAGCAAAACTAAACAACCCTCTCTTTTATTTTGGAATTATTGGATTGTCATTTCTCATCGCTGGTGGAGTTATTGGAATATATATAATCATTGACTGGCTCAAAAACATAGATCATATACCTTTGACAATATTGGCTGTTACGCTCATTATTGTTGGAGTTCAAATTATAATGTTTGGTATTCAATCAGACATTCAACTTGCAAATCAGCGTGAATTTCTTCATGAAGTGAGAAAACTTCGCAAAGAACGATAA
- a CDS encoding MarR family transcriptional regulator, which translates to MVITESIQQLTNDDEILAKLFWDIGLKKNCARVLVFMLMNAELTSRDIEKFTSLRQPEVSLALTDLMKKGWIDVVRHLMEKKGRPVKIFQICKDPEEIFQEIIQEVSDDYNRKMKEIERVKKIIKENKPY; encoded by the coding sequence ATGGTAATAACAGAATCCATTCAGCAGTTAACAAATGACGATGAAATATTAGCAAAATTATTTTGGGATATTGGACTCAAAAAGAATTGTGCTCGTGTTCTCGTATTTATGCTCATGAATGCAGAACTAACTTCTCGAGATATTGAAAAGTTTACTAGCCTGCGTCAACCAGAAGTGAGTCTTGCTCTTACTGACCTTATGAAGAAAGGATGGATTGATGTTGTCCGTCATCTCATGGAGAAGAAAGGAAGACCAGTAAAAATATTTCAAATATGTAAAGACCCTGAAGAGATTTTTCAAGAAATAATACAGGAAGTTTCAGATGACTATAACAGAAAAATGAAAGAAATCGAACGAGTAAAAAAAATTATTAAAGAAAATAAACCCTATTGA